The following DNA comes from Magnolia sinica isolate HGM2019 chromosome 18, MsV1, whole genome shotgun sequence.
CGTTTGCCTTGTCTTTGAGCTCTGTGCTCTGATAGTTCGAAATAGAAGTCTGCCCTAGCACTTTAGTCACTTTAGCTTCCAAAAACTCCCCTTGTAGTCGGTCATTCCTTTCATACCGtggaccaatttgattttggccaCAACAATTATCACTATGAAATATGATAAGGTGGTGGTCCCGCTCATGAGCCAAGACTGGTAATAAGAACAATGGGTGAATTTCAAGTATGATAAAAGGAGGTCCCCTGAGAACAAATTCAGGGTGCGGCGGAGTACTCCTTTCCTATCGATCGTTACTCTTCATATTCACTATCCAGCGGAATATAGAATGTAATCTTTCACAGGAATGAAGTAAGCTTGTTGCTACTAATCTCGGCAGCCGAGTTCACTTATAAGAAAACAATCAGCCCCATTGATACCTGTACAACCACAACATTGTTTTTTCACGTTATCAATATGAGTCACGGTTAAAGACTCAACTACTCCCGTTGACTCCTTAGGTCCTGATCACGATTGGACTTACCCGAGTAGGTGTTTAATCGGCCCGACTCACCAGAGTGGGGGTGACTAGGTGGGAGGTTAACTCTTGCTATCAAGCTGGATAGGTCCAACTAAGTCCGAATTGACTCAAATGAGATGAAAATAACAATTGAATGTCCGAAACATATGCTTGAAAAATGCAGACTTCATACTTGTACTAATTTATAAGGTAcagtttatttataatattaaatgtGAAAAGAAAACCCAGACACCACAAATAATAAGCAAAGTCTACATTCCAGGACCGATAACATATCATTAATTCCAAAAACATAACAATGGCGAtgagaaaatatataaaaagaaaaagaaagaaaaaagaaaatgcaacTAGGAACATCGGTCCCACCAAACTATAATCTAGACTGTGTATGCAGTAATCACAACAATCAATATTTCTCTAGATGTATGGCCCCATCGGACAATCAGGGCGCTTTGGGTCAGTGTGGGCCTAGATGGAGGAGTCTGGTCAAACCGTGATCAACATCGCAGCAATGGCAACGGTACCTACCATCAGGACTTGATATCTAGATGCCACGATCTTATTTGCCGAGCTGGGTGCTTCGGCTCCAATAGGCGGCCAAGATGGAGCTAGTAAATTCGATTGGACGGTGATCGCAAGCTTCTGACCTCCGTTGGCACAGTGCTTGGCTACTCCACAAATGTACCACTTCCTACCGGGGGTTGCAAGGGTAATTACATCATTTCCAGTAACGAGAGCTTCGTTCACCGGTGGCACAGTGCAGTCCTGGAAAGCGGTTCCATTCACCTTGAAAACATTGTGAGCTCCCACAGGATATTTGAAAACTGCAAAATTCGCtatcaatcctaaccattttcGCAAATAAAGCAACATATTATCATTTAATAGTGGGTATGTGACATGTGCAATGCACGTGATGAGAGACAGGGGAGAGAGATACTAGAGTAAAAGGGTGCGGCTACACATGGACACAGACAGAGAGAGCGAGACTTTCAGGCAGAGACAGATTGATACAGCCATATCCATGGGTTCACATGCCAGACAACACATATCATATTGGTTTTTAAACATTATCTCTGATAAAGTGATAAGTGATACTTACTATCGTATGCAAAAGAAAATCAATTATATCTACCAATTGCACAATCCtctgaaaaatatatattttgttatTGGCTCAAACTAAGAATACgttgttttaattttattttatttttacctctAAAAATTTCACACTGATCATATGCCCGAGAACTCAGTTGTATCAGCTGATAGAATATGTACCATATCATCTATTGGCGGTCACTGACATGGATACGATACATGATAATTTAAAGCATGGATTCGCGGGATGGTTTATGAATGATACCAGTCAATATTACATTAGAGAACATATTTACCCAGCTTATCTCCAACACGAAATTCCTTGCCGGCAGCCCAGGCTTGATAATCGAAGTTGAAGGTCCACCCAATGCCATCTCCAACTACGAATTCCTTAGCTAGAGCAATCGCAGGAAGGATGGCTATGATGATAGCATGGGCATACATTTGCTTAGAAGCCAAATCAAAATGCAATTACTGAACTTAATGCTATATTAGCTCTGGTTGTCTCTAATGATTCAATGCAGATGCTCATTGTGAGGTGGCCAAGGACCCCTTTTATAGATAGACATTCCCATGAATAATGTAGTAAAATTCTAATGACAGGCATGTACCGTTGCTTATGTGGGTGCGGCCGGCGGACCCAATTGCCACAATTggcagaagctatgtggggctcaccatgatgtcaCTGAGAAATCCAGTCCATCTATGAGTTATGCCAGCTCGCGTTAGGACATGAGCACAAAAAATAATGAAGATACAAAACTTAAGCatggccacacgacaggaaacagagGAGATGGAAACGGCcattattgaaaccttcccaaggcccacagtgatgtttatatgctatctaaaccgatCATTCCCTTTGGggtgaaattgatggacggagtggatttctgggTGGGCTCCATATAGCTTCGTAGGGGCGTGGCCGGCTGTGCGTGGCATGCTCGAAAACTTCTTTGCGCTTTGGGGCGGTTACTCAGTGCTACTGGGAagatgtgtggcccacgtgaggtaTTCACAATACCCCACTCGTCCATCAGAAGCTTGGCCAAACTTTACAACtggaacagaaaaaaaaaacagccaaaACGGAAACTCAGGTGAACTACAGCACGGTCAGGTTGAGAGAAGACGTCCGCCTTAAATTTGAGTGGGGCCTACCCTGTTACATATACCGAATCCATGCGGTCCAGACCTTTAAATGTCCTGGATGAGTTTTCAGGACAAAAATTAGGCTATTTGCAACTTATTTGGGCGAAAATAAACGGTGAATGTCCTCTCAATCTTATTCTACTCTCTGAGTCCCACCAGAGTTTTCGATTGAAGTAATTTGCATGCCAATGTGGAAACCTGAGGGAAATAAtgggatggacgggttggatgcgaTAGATACACAACAGGCCGagaaaatgaggcaggtacaatgttcaggtaaaccacaccacaggcaGCGGCCGTGCTAATGACGgctgctgttgaaaccttcctagggcccacgcaacgtttattttccatccgccCTTTTCATAAGGTGATTGAGACCTTCATGATGGCAAAACACAGATATTATATTGTTCCAAAAACACAGGTAttacctaagaagttttcaacggtaagagatCAATCCCCATTtcttggtccacctgagagttggatctgtctcatttttcgacCCTTTTAATAAAATAACatgaaaaaaatgtatggacggtgtagataaaattcaTACGTCACGGTGGCACTCAGAACCGAAGCCTGTCGCAAGCTCGGGTCGGGCAGGGGAAGTACCCAACCCGCACCAtccgcggaaacggattggctactcccctgccaccagcctggtggccGATGGTTGGTTCTCTtggggtcctaccatgatgtatatgtttcatccattcccttcatccatttttaaaggtcATTTAAGGGCTTGATCCCGCactaagagggatataaatctcaggtggaccgcaccgcaggaaaaaaatagtgattgaatatccaccattaaaatcctcctaatgtccactgtactgtttattttacatccaatcagttgattatgtcatacagagccagatgaaggataaaaacaaagatcagcttgatccaaaacttttatggccccaaaaagtttttaatggtcaacattcattcaacactgtttcatgtaacgtagtccacttgagattggtatatacctcatttttgatctcataccataaaatgatctataaaatagatgtacggcatggatgaaacacataaatcatggtggggcccacagagcacagaccatcagccattggctggtggcagagtagccaatccgtttccaccatCGGCGCCCCTACTTCTGCCGAATGTCAGCAAGCTGGAGCGGACCGTAGTACCGGTGCCAGAGGAGCTCACTTCTTCCTTCCGTTTAACTCTTTTAATAACGAGAAGCGATATATAGCGAGCACAGTGCATGAATGCCTTCCCATGCACTAATTGCATTCGGACTCGAAACATGAcctatccagactgtccattacGTCCAGTCAACTCTTCTTTCACTACCTTGCAAAAAATATATCATTTAGTTGGTCCTAATAGTCCGTGAGTGTAACTATTTCTTATAAATGATCTTGACGATCCACTTCTCAATGGTACTGATTGGATAGTTTAAATCATCCAATAAGCATGATTTTTTGAAGCTAGCATATAAAGTGAGGAAAGATGATGGTCAAGATAGATGTAGATGCCAACAAACCCAAATGGAAGAAGGtgcatggaaagttcccatgcaCCAGAGTCCACTGGATCAGTTTTCTTAGGATCAAACGAGTCACGGTTTGTATTTTCGTGAGTTATGTTTTCTGAATGAATTATGATTTTATAAAACTTAGTGGTGGACCGTGCACGTGGCGCAAACTAGTGAAAAGCTCCTGGGACTTGTACACTACAATTTGGCGTGCTTACATACcgattcaaaccatccaaatggtgggctccaccatggacGGAGCATATCAGGAGACTTTGCTGGCCTGAGAATCGAAAATAACCATGAGGTGGTCATCAAATAAAGTATTAAAGAAAATGGAGGACAAAGTATGCACAAGAAATACAGTGGAGTCATGATAAGATGTAGAATTAGAGATGAGGATTGATAAGAAATTATAACGAATAAAAATTGACgatatggtggagattattgttgaTTTCTTAAATCTATCAGCAACAAGATTCTGTCATTACCATTGATAGACTGCATGATCCCATCGATAGGTTCTCGACATCTGCTCGATTCcatcgagaaaatctgaaaaattccaTGTTGATTGTTGGAACGTTTCAGTGTTGatatttgatggcatcaaatgaTTTCAATGCCATCAATAGATCCTTGATGGGTGGTTGATGCCTTCGAAAGTCTCATCGAAGATGCACGCAAAATTGCACAAGTGTGTTAGTTGTTTCTTATATTggttgtaacactatatatatatatatatatatatatatatatatatatatatatatatatatatatatatatatatatcaagtgtaatcggaatttgggagagagaaagagagagagagagagagagagagagagagagagagagagagagagagtatgtgtgtatgtgtgtgtgggaaGAGAGAAGGCCCTACTTTGATGTGCATGTGAGCTTGTTCGAATCAGTAAAAtcttatctcttgtaatttctattttcatagtacaATACCGGTAGCTTTATGCTGTGATTTTTTTTCCCGAGAGGTTTTTTCCATGTAAATTCATATTGTTCTTGTTTTAACTTAGTTGGGCAATTGTATGTACTTAGCTTGATTCATCTTTAGGTATTTTCGCAGTTTCTAATTGAAACTTATCAAAAGCAGGAGCAAAGTTCAGAATATTAATGCTGTGGAGGTTCCACTAATTGTACTAAAACTGAAGAAATGAATTTTGAAGACTATCTAAACAAGAAGGCTTCACACCCAGCTTTAAGGAAAAGTAGATGAAATTCCTTTAGTTAGGAAACATTAAGAGTATTTATTAAAATTGTTAAATCAAACAAAACCTCATTAGAATAGAGAAAAGAAttggcaaaataaaaaataaaataaataaaattaattaattaataaattaagAAGAACCCTACCAATTTCATGAAGTCTTTAAAATAACTCAAGGGGAAAACTTATCATCTCCAACAACTATTCAGAATCTAAAGGGTGAGATAAATgagataaattttaaactttaagTATAAAGAATACAAATGCAGAATTAGGTTAGTCTCTCCATCCCCAAAAAGGAGTTGATTCTAAAGAAGAGTTTTAAGCAAATGAAGAATTCATCAACGTAATAGAAAAGATACGAATTCAAAGTGGTATTCTCATTTCACAATTAAGAtaagagattttatttttaaaataataggGTTAATAAACTTAGGAGAAGATATGGATTGTATCCATTGGGGATTAGTTCCTTCAAGGTACTTTGAGATGATTTCTCAAAAAGTGAGTGGTGTGACTAGTAAATATTGCCAAATAGAATTTAAAATCCCTAATTCTCATTTTTGAGGTAGGAAACTCGTTTAAAAGCTAATTTTATTCTTActaaagatttaaaataaattttgattttaagaaCTACATTACTAACCATGATTAAACCCTTTGGTGTTAATCAGGTAGGGATAGATATGGTCATTAAAAGTGAACAAATAAggtttaaatttttcaaaaaaccaaGTATTTCaataataaattatttaaaagaaTCAATCCAGCAAACGGAAAATTTTGTTAAAGAACTTGAGGATGGGATCCAATCTAAACATATGACCAAAAGACTTGATTATCAcatatcatcatcaccatcatcacatCAAGATAATGATTATCATCATccacatcataagaaaaataaaataaaagattaaGTGCAAGGGGGTGTGCTCACCTTGGCCTAagtgttggatggcttggatctccatGATCCaccaccattctctctctctctctctctctctctctctctctctctctctctctctcaggaagGAGGGGCTAAAATTTGGGCACTAAGGTGCCTAAATTTGGGTTAGAGAATGCTTATTTATAGAGGTGGAGGTGATTAGGGAATGAGTTTTTAAATTAAGGGGTATATACAATCACCTCCTTATTTTAAGGGTgattagtgttgagggtcaaatactgcatattaaaccccagttattacctaaatTACGAATATGATAATGTTTTAACGGGCTATTTTaaccgtgtttgtgatgcaaggagaattgacgagcatggattgaaaagaatgttaaaggcatggatttaacgctcaagcatcatcaaggcattggacgggactccataagatcaagatagaggatttacacgccagagattagagaaattccagccactcactttaaacaggACTAAAAGatgtccataatgcaagatcacagggttcccaccatctgatcagttccaAAATCTATACatgacctgaggaccataaatgaaccgtacacataaaattttagaTCCTAGATCCTTGTGGAAATGGGCAAACagtcagatcagcccacaaattatcaaattggggcccacatgctatgtggatatgcttcaaaattggtttcaacccattaaatgaggATACAAGAtgggtggatggattagatttcccataaacatcaaagtggatccCACCTGAGTGGTGTGTGCACTGTGCACAAGTGCACGCGCTATGCACGACAACTCCACATCAGTCAACATGGCTTGGACCCGTAtccaaaacggcaactgccgtttcccTATAACGCAAATGGTTTGCATGGAGTCTTTTGCGGAAgccggtgggccatcatcatggcccatatgatcaatctgatccgtccatcatacaGAAGGTGTACCGAATCTGGGGAGTCGATCAGCGTGCGCTGACTCGACTCCCAGCCAAAAACGGAAAGCTCCGTTTTCCTGCTACCGCAGCTGACGTAGGAGGCCATCTTGCGGATcactgtgggccaccatcgtgacCCACgtggataatccaaaccgtccatcatgcaaaTGGTTTATCGAAGATTAaaaccatgaaaatatcacatgTTGGGGTGCACGTATGAACACACAATTCTCAGCCAAAGGAGAGCCTCTGCATTACGAGATTAAGGGACAGTAGCGGTTTagaggagttgtgggccactgtGAGTGGATGTCCAGacaatccacaacgtccatctgtTAGGTCATTCAGAACCATCCATAGGGACGTTTCCCTTTTTGGAAATACATCATTGTGCACGAACCAAGCCAACAGGATTCCAGCCGTTCCGGTTACGTAAGACAGCTGGTTGCGTAATCTTTGTAGCTGCGCAATCTTTGCAGCTGCGTAAACAAGTTTCCGCAACGTTTTTATAGCAGCTCCGCACAAGGATCTTAGTGGGCCAGGGATCAGTGAGCGACAATTCGAACCATCcaaagaaacaaatcaagcacAAGAAGCAACAAGAGTCCATCTGCTGGTAAAAACAGAGTCTTGGCTGGCTGATTGAACACTGAAATATGGGACTATCAGAGACAGAAAGATGACCCATCAAAGGATCAACCTATGGCTAACAATGTGAATGGTGCAGATTGAAAGATTACCCGCCAATCAGAAAGGAAAGTGGGCAATTTCTGGCTGTCGTTTTGGCTATGTAAACAGGGTTTTAACAAGTTTCTTTATGACAGCCAACTTACTCATGCACGTTGATTGTGTGATGTCTCTCCTCTAGCCGACTTCTCCACCGTCCAAGACAGCtataaagagagaggagaaagagagaggagaggattctgacgtgagagagagagagagagagagagagagagagagagagagagagaattgtttaagagttttattatttgtttgtttttatgatttttgagagATTTATCCCACtcatgtcgggctaaacctcttagctagggctaagaggtgaagcttgtggcgtgatgggactgattttacgactttgattcatgccatgaactatgttgattctagttttgaataataagaatatttctagtttttaatggtttgttgtgactgaaattacaatagatttacgATGGCTTTAACTATTCATGTTCTCTTGTTGTGATTACGCAgttaggaagtcctgttgttcaccatcgtctcctgggcatggttagatgacggcaccCTTCCTACTGTTCATACATCACTTAGATTGACTgtgaattagtttaattctattgtttgctttgtctcatgggcatggttttgtgatggaatctattccaATTTACACCAATCTTATCTctctaaaactagatcaaaagacgttcagatttgatttgcaagttatatcttccaactggatgaagatgggactcgaagtccagttgagttcatgaattgaccgtagatttccctgatctctacaagtggatcctctgaatccctagtttcccttccctgaattctttaagttttagataattatttcaccattattcctcaaattataatcaatttagatttcatcttagtctagttctaattctacctagtttcagagaacgtacaggtatcaatcccttgggattcgacctcgatctcaccgagtttattactacatcacaaccctatacttggggagtgaacaagtttttgacaccgtttccggggattgacggttacgattctttgaaattaattagttttagaatagtttaagattaagattttactaactttagttttagatttttatttctatttgatttctagaactaacttgtttcctgttttgtaggatcttgacataaacttctaatttggtaattcctttctaatttctctactttttctatttttagaattaggattttagttttagaaactttcttattctaaatttcctttttagaaactaactttctatttttagaaattttctatttttaggctttcatttattttagaaagttttttctttttcctttttagaaactaacccaactttcctgttttgtaggattctgagataggtttctaaattggtaatttctttcttaatttcttccttgctatttctaaattgggattcatttttttttaacaaatttctaattctaactcttttagaatctaactttgtttcctaatttatttttagaaattttctacttatagatttttttagaaactatccttcctattttgtaggcttttaagatagaaatttctaattcggtaagctttctctactttctatttttcagatcttttttagtaacttactttctagtttaagacttttctaatttattttaaatattcattttcttttaggaatttcttcttttagaaactaatttacttatatctttctttttaaggattttctaattttagaccttctctttagaaactgacatgttttgttttcttttgcaggtttttaacttagggactccaatttggtaacttctttccaaccctctctttctttctagattttcttttcctttcttaggattaggtttcgaatttgattgagggttgtgagtgtttcatgcccaagtgggcctgtgacaacactcgacgtctcttaactgaaggaggattggttaaggggttaactatccatcgcaggattaaacaccactcgaaatcccctgagttaattgaagtgatggctgaaaaccaacctcttttatcccaacctagggtggaggacatttaggatgagaatgaggtgcatcaagcacccccgcctcgtactttacgagattatttacaaccagcgggggtgaatATGCccttatgcatgattttttctgaacatacaggacatatggacatcaagccaggggttatccaactccttcctaagttccatgggcttgaatatgaagaaccatatctacatttgaaagagttagATGAGAACATAGCTACTTTATAGTTTcaaaacgtgtctgaggacacagtcaggttgaaactctttcctttttccttgaaggagaaggctaagacgtggttatattcattgcgtcctagatccattggcacatggaatgctatgcagagggaatttataaagaaattttttccacatcataaaatgattacccttagaaaagcaatcatgaacttcacccaaaaagacgatgaaacattttaccaatgttgggaaaggttcaaggatttggtcagttcatgcccacaacacggctttgaaacgtggcgcattacaaattttttctacgatggactgacatcttccatgcgccaaatggtcgagacaatgtgtaatggagaattcattaataaaaatgtcgatgaggtatgggattacctcgatagtcttgctgaaaaaacacaatcatgggactattacccaaaatcgaacatcacatctaggctgactcaatctaaggagaaaggtggattgtatctcttgaaagaagaggatgatctcaagtataaaatgactacgctcataagaaaatttgaggccatggaaggaaagaaggataaggttaatgaaagcgTTTGCGTCAtctatgattgcaacattcatacaactgaaaattgtcctacaatacccggctttcgagaagtgttgaatgaacaatccaatgccgtaaatacttattaaagacctttcaatggactgacttctaatacgtacaatcctggttggaaaaatcatccaaaatttagttggagaaatggacaaactgctacccctcaaggtttctttaatcaaaatccaaatcagggaaaacgtcaagaagaactggttcaaaattccatacaagagctgacccaggtaatgcgagattttatgcaaaagatggattcacatatgacggttatagaaaaggggatgcttgttatacaaccgctccccaatcctaaaccgcaatacgagataagtaatcccagctcttcaaatcaaatggagcacgctagatccattaccactcttaggagtgggaagatcattgataaaacccttccggttagcccagaaaagcctcaagaaccagaagaggacaacaatgatggatctagtgatgccccacaaaaattaaaactgaaacttctagaaaagccagttgcttcatttccccaacggttggtcgcaccaaaacctctcttgaactctcaggatatcctagaggtgttgaaacaagtgaaagtcaacattcctctacttgatgtcgtaaaatagATACCTTTATAtgtcaaattcctaaaagacttatgtacgaccaaacgacaacagagtattcaaaagaagatcttcttgaccgagaaagtgagtgccatcttaaagcaagatgtgccacagaaattcaaagatcctggtagcctaaccatatcatgtgtaattggggaccatcgaattgatcatgcacttcttcacttaggagcgagcatcaatctgattccctactcggtatacagaaagttaggtttgggggaattaaaacccaccataaccacactacaacttgctgatctctctgttcgtgtaccaagagggataattgaggatgtgttggtccaagttgatagattttactaccctgtagattttatcattctggacaccgaacccatcaataacatgagcactcatattcccatcattcttggtcacccattccttgccacttcaaacgcaattatcaattgcaagaatggtgtcatgactatgtcttttgggaatatgacgtggagtcaaacatctttttcaataatggcagaaacttagaggatgatgacgatttccacgacattaacatgattgagtctttagtggaagatacgacacctctgaccttatactctgaccctctagagatgtgcctggctcactcccatgattttgatgatgacatgattagggagacatgtgccttgcttgatactgcaccggtacttgaagttaaccagtggacgccacaatttgaagaattgctacaaactgatgtagtgcctctaccgtctaacctcaagccaccgaagcttgacttaaaacctttgccctctgatttgaaatacacatattaggtcaagatgagacatactcggtggtgatctctgcccatctggaaaaagaacaggagagtatgctcatatctactctcattgagcataagggagcccttggatggacaatagcagacctcaagggaatcaacccctcgatttgtacttaccacatatatcttgaggataatgcgaagaccgctcggtaatcacaatgtagactaaatccaaacatgagggaagtggttaaggccgaggttcttaaactattggatgtgggtatcatataccccacatccgatagtcaatgggtgagtc
Coding sequences within:
- the LOC131232415 gene encoding blue copper protein 1a-like, which translates into the protein MYAHAIIIAILPAIALAKEFVVGDGIGWTFNFDYQAWAAGKEFRVGDKLVFKYPVGAHNVFKVNGTAFQDCTVPPVNEALVTGNDVITLATPGRKWYICGVAKHCANGGQKLAITVQSNLLAPSWPPIGAEAPSSANKIVASRYQVLMVGTVAIAAMLITIPWYKGFLKYWSPTTNSFHLPVGEVSIILWDFHHMSGFPVTGHFFDDFVPTNEEFAILKDGLCFGQLFTGSREPQAQKEFCRL